The Buteo buteo chromosome 1, bButBut1.hap1.1, whole genome shotgun sequence sequence gcggcggcggctgctgctcctcctcccttcAGGCGGGTTCAAACCGCCCCTGCCGTCAagggcggcggaggaggagagaggagggcgGAGAGGAAGGGCAGCCGCTGACCCTAAGAAACAAagggccgggcggcgggcggaggcTCCGCGCCGACAGCCTCATGGCCGCGGCCGCTGCGCAGAGGCGGACGCCGCATGCCCCGAGCGCTGGCACCgccccccggcggcggcgcggcccgccCCTTCCCGGGCGCTGAGGAGAAAGGCGGCGCCCGCCCAAAAGCCGCTGAGGGGAAAAACCGTCTCCCGTCAAACCTGGAAGTTTTGAAGGCTTTTTTCCTTGAGGACCGTCGCCGAAGGTGTTTATTTCCCTTCCAGGGGTGGTCTCAAGGGAAGAAACGTCACGGGAAGGTGAGGTGGAGGTGACTGAGTTGCCTTCTGCGGGTGTAAACTAAACTAGGTGGGAGAGGTCCTGTGTGAAACAGGAGCGGGTGTTGAGGTTCTGTCGTCTGGGAGAACGGGGtgggtaaaaaaaataaggcagttTACCACAAAAATGCCTTggaaagaaggcagcagcatctcATGATCTACTGTGTCATCACCACCGCATGCCAcaggtgtgatttttttttttaattccgcTCCATTTTGTGCGGTTAAGAGAAATAGGGAATACTGTGAAATCCTCTACCTTGGCATGTGTTCACTACAGCTTGTATGCAAACAAAAATTCCTtaatcaaaaaaccccaaactccacCATTGTAATTTCAGCCCTAAAAGATCATTCGGGGCACTAGACTACTTCATCCCTAACTTCCTCAAGTCATTGGATACTTCATTatcaaaaatattaagtaaCTAGTTGTTTGTGTGACTCATCTAAAACCCAGCATCTAAACAACAGGAAATATGgttatttgttttcctgaggtTTAACTACAAGAACTACAATGGATGATTCTGGCAGAGACCATGATCTCTGAAGATTTCTGgcaaacaaaatagaaaaacaaaatcagaactGACACTGCATCGACATTCTCTAGATGAACACTTCTGAGAGCTACAGCAAGACAAACACAATGTGGAAGGCACACAGCATTTGGTATAAAAAGGTAAACAATGTATAAAAGAAATGCCATTGCCCCACATTTAAAGGATCCAGAATCCACATTGACAGAAATCATATCAGTTGTACTCAGAATACTGAAAACATCTAACTTATGCTGTAGATACTTAGAAAATGAAGCTATCCAGTTAATCATTGGTTTAGATATAAGGCTGTGTTCACTGTAAGACTACCAATTTaattctcagaaaaagaaagctcttcTAGCTACTGACTTTAAAACTCTTCTGTCCCTTTTTTATTAACCTGGTGCATGTCCTTTCCTGTGGTCATCCAAGATCAGAAGAGCTAACAGTAGCCTacatttaaatgcagaaaaatatttcagggttCCAAAGGCCAGCATGAAAAAGCATCACCAATAATTACACTTTTGAAGAGAGGAATCCAGTTCAAGGCCCCTGTTGGCTATGGGCATCACAttatgagaggaaaaaaagggtttctCTCAAATTATAAAGACTTAACTCGGTCAGTGCCATTCAGATACCAACAGGCTGTCAAACATATCTGGAGCATGGGTACTATATGGCTTAGCAAGATACCTCACTCGTTCTTCACCACCTTCAGTCTCTTTGGCTTTAAATGATAGCACCACACCGACACACGTCATCGTAAGTTAACAGTGAtgttacatatataaaaataaagatcactcaaaaaacaaaccccaaagcaacCTATAGCCAAAAGAAATCATTGTCATCGTTAAGTTAGTTGCTGATGGAAAAGAACAGCATTACTCACACAGCAGCGAGGCAGCTGGAATCTCTGATTAATAGAGATCCCATTGGCACTGGACACTGTCCATAAGCGAGAAAAGCCGATTCTCCATATTGTTTGCtatggttaaaaataaaataaaactgaagagcCATCTGCACTGACAAAGTGAGTTCTCAAAGTCTGCTATGCATGTGTGGTTGTGGTTTGTGCCTTTCATTTACTGAAGCTAAAAGTGGTATCTCAGCAGTGGAAGAGTTAATTGGTTGCCACGTTAGCTATCTATTAGCAGTGCTGAACAGATGCCAGGTCCCAGAGAAGGCATTTGCTATAATAATGACAAGCAGTAGAAAGTGGGAGGAATATAATAAATTAATGCCAACAGagctcttgggtttttttcctgtaactgtGAGGTCAGCCTTGAAAGGTGCATTACGGTGATTGTATATAGGAAGTGAGagtgagagggaaggagaaataaaaacaatcagAAATGAATTACAGAAGGTGACGCATGTCAACATGACTTGAGAAATATGACAAAGGTTTCAGAAAGTATTATTGGAATATATGATGCCTCATGATGTTATTTTCCAGGGAACTGGCGTTTTGGCAAGGTGTATACTGCTCCTCTCCCAAAGCGAAATGTTGCAGTAGTCAAACCTGATAGCTGTTCATAAATGTCTCCAGAGCAATTGGagaccttttcttctgcagtacCCTAGACTGTGCAATATAGGCCACCGAGCTGAGGAGAGAAATGTTGAGGAATTGATtggtaaaagcagaaaagggaaagtaGCTCAGCCTTTGCACGATGGCTGTGGGGTGTGACATTTTCCTAGCGACCTGATGGGGTAGGAGTTACGCAGCTTTGCAGTCCTTTGAACAGACACAGGTGGTCTCTACTCCTTCCTCCCTGAtgctttcatctcttcttcctcccccccccaactctAACATAGCACCTTCGTTTCAGGAATATCCACAcagaatgtttttgtttgtgtagTTTCAGTTTCTGATTGCTTTCTCTGGCACGCATCCTGCCATGCCACTCCTGACTGGAGCAAGACAAGTCGACGTGAGCGAAAGACTCACCGTCACGGGTGGCTACATCAGTCGCTGTCTCCTTCAGTGGTGTGCAGTGGAAAGAGCAAGAGTAGGTTGGATTAAGCCTCGGTCATAAACACACATGTGTGCTTCAACTTTGCTAGAAGAAGCCCCTATTGAAGGAAACAGGTTACCTTCACGCCTGGTGTTAAGTTGCATGTAACGTGCCGAAACTGCCAcgtttttaaaataaaatgcacagcaAGGGCACTGATACAGAGATCAATCTGATAGCAAATTATTCCACCTTTATCATCACCACGTTCTTAGCAACATAAAGTGCCTTGCAACAGCATGCAGCTGCTCAGGCACAGAATATTCATTAAGTGAATTCATACTGGTTTTTTATCTTGGCGCTCTGCCCACCCCGCATTTTCATGCCAATGTAAGATTGCTTAGTCATTTGTTCTTTATGTGTCTTGATGGCTTTAAGAAAAGAACCTcaagggaaaatgttttataaGGCCTTTTTACCCGTTATAGCCAAGTAGCACATCTTGGGCGCTCCCTTAAGCTGGCGTTGTTAGGAAGGAGTCCGGCATCTCCCGTGCCATCAACTCACAAATTTGTTTCGTGGCTGCTCCTGTCCCCCCGGTACCTCAGCCCAAGATCGAATAGCGATCCTAGGCTGAGGGGACGGGGATCCGGAGGTCTTCAAGGCAAAAGCAGAGGAGGGGATTTTAGGAGCAATGGGCCTCAAGGAACGGGAGACTTGTAATTATTGTGGATGACCAGGTCACTGAAGAGGGGTATGACCAAAAAAGGACCTATGGTGCAGTCACTACTGAATACAAActattttccccttcttctgaTGAGAATATGGTCTTGAACCTTTTAATTAATGAACGTAATTACCCCTGTCTAACAGATACAGgggcagctttttttttgccttgaatcAGCAGACCTACTATTCATCTGGGCTctcaatatggggtttttttgcatttatttcgGGAAAGATACAGGTAACAGACAGGGCTTCACTGGGTCCTCTGCTAGTTTTCTAAAATTCTAGTAAAAGATTTGCAGGatgttgtgtttaaaaaaaacccaacaactaaCAGATCTGTTTTGATACAGTTATGTTGATGATTTATTAATAGCCAAGGAATCATGCGTAGCTGACACCCGAACCTTGCTGTTGGCCTTAGCTGAGAAGAGCCATCGAACTTTTCCACAGaagttacaatttttttttaataagagaaGCGTAAAATATCGGGGTTACAATCTACAGCGAGAGGAGTGGCGTTCCCGCCCGGTCAGGCTTgacatcaccccccccccccccctcagggGGCTGacacaaacacagcagaggTCGGGGACAGGCGGTACCTCAGGATCCCGCCTCCGCCCTGCCTCCCTCACGGCGGCCAGCCCACCTTCGTTCTCCCGGTGCCGCCGGTTGCGGCCGCCATCCCTCAGGGCAGCCCGCCGTCCCTCACAGCCGGTGCGGCCGTTGCGACAGGTGGGCCGCGCGCGCGGCGGCTGCGCCTTTACGGCAGGCCGTTGCCCTGGTGACGGtgcgtggcggggggggggggcccgggccCGCGCCCGCCACCGTCCATCAGCGGGGGGGCCCTGAGGCCCCGGTTCCTTCAGCCCACCACGGCCGCGGCTTAGCGGAGTTTCTCCGGTCCCGGGGCCTTCCGCAGGGGGAAAGCTGCGGCCATGGAGAAGTACCAGGTGCTGGGCCTCGTGGGGGAAGGCAGCTACGGGGTGGTGACCAAGTGCAGAAACAAGGAGACTGGGCAGATCGTCGCCGTCAAGAAGTTCCTGGAAAGCGAGGACGACGCGGTGGTGAGGAAGATCGCCGTGAGGGAGATCAAGCTGCTGAAGGTGAGCAGGGGGCTGTGAGGGCAGCTGAGGGGAGCGGGCTCGCGTTTTGCAGCACAGTCGGACCAAACCGGTGGCTTTTTTGATGGCTTTGTGTTTAAATTCGTCAGCTGGCAGTCGCAGGACGACGCCCGCCGTGACCTCTTCATTTTGAAGCTCCTGTAGTTATTGCTCTAACAACCTGTCCTGCTGCAGGCGAGGGGAACGATGCAGCTCAGCGTGGGTGTTctctggggagggagagcagcgGGGTGCGGGTCCAGCCTCTGCTGTGCGTGAGATGCCTCTTCACGGCGTATTTGGGATCTTAGTCGGgtgttttaaataccttcatGAAAGCAAATGTCTTGTTCGAGCAGAATAGGAAACTTCATGTCTGTGATCTGAGTTTTTCTTGCAGTAAAGGTGGAGTGAGACCTACCTGTAGGGAGTTGGTGAGCTCTTGGGAGGAAACTGCCTCTTAAGACTTCTTAATAGTCCTTTAAGGAGGGGTGTTTATCCAGTGAAGTTACAGGATAGGTGTAAATTTAAGCCATTGGGTCAGTTTTGAAAGGGAAACACAGTTGCTTCTGACCATGGTTTATGAAGTATAACTAACAAAGTCCAAACCAAAAGAGACTTGATTGGGCCTTTTTTGTATTTCCATGAGCAGCCCAGCCATGGTACATACGTTTAGTCTTTGAGTTGTAGCCTTGTAGAGCAGCTTTTCCCTTTGGCTGGGTGCTGTGCTGGATTTGCCTGGCTAAACCTGGCTTCGTTAGAATCTAGTCTGTTTATGTGTCCTGTATTCAGCAGGGAAAGGTACAAGGAAGGGAGTCACGAGGTCTCCATTCCCTCCTGGTGGTAATTGTGTCCCCCTGTGTTGTGTACCAAATTCGAGTACCTTGCTGCTGTCAATTTGCTGCAAAGTAAGGAAGTGCTGAACTTTTAAAACCTGCAGGTGAATGTTGACCTGAATGTGTGACAGTGTGCCTAACCAGACTGGGTACTGGTGTTACCTGATACAGAAAAATGCTTCGAGGAAAGTTTTACTTAATTTTATCTTATTAATGGCACTTTTCCGGCAGGTTTGTACTGCCAGCAAGAGGCTGGAGGAGAACAGGTATCAAATTCCCTGAACCTTATCAATCAACGGCTAGCCCCTAGGCTGAAGCCAACTGGAATAATGTCCTTTGCTGTTTGAGTGCATGATTTGGGCTGTAGATACTCTGTCTGGGAAAACACTCAAGAGCTTTAGATATACAGGGTTTTATGTGTGTGCTCTTCAGTGTTTTGTCATGTGgtctttctgcttcctctctTGGCTTTGTTCTTCCTACAGAAGCTTTTGCAAGTTCCTAAACTCTTTCACTCCCAGTTTTTTCTGCTGCGTTCCTTTGTGAATAGGATGCCAAGGTTGCAGGGTGACGTTCCGTGCCAGGTCATACATCTGTTGTTCTGATTGCTATTCTGACCACCTTCAGCCCCTGTGTTTGCCACCGTAATCTCCAGCAGTAGTtgcaagcattttctttcttcccttgtgcCACAGGCGGTATGCACAGAAGAGTGCTTGTCTCTGCATGGGCACACATGGTAGTTTTAAACGTTGGGACACAGGTGATTAGTCTGgtgaagaaatgaaggaaagtCTTATTAAAGCTGGAGTGCATCTAGGCTTTTCCTCTGATGCAGGGCATTTTGGAGGAGGGAATACGTGCAAGCCTGTCTGCTCTCCTCTTGGCTGCCACAAGTGTCTCTTTGCAAGTCTGCCAGACTATAGTCCCTGTGCTGTGTAGGAAAAAAGGTGATCTCTGCCATTGCTGCAAGAGCTACAGACCCTTAGAGTTAATAGAAATGTACGTGTCGGAGCTTGAGACGCAGCTAGCAGCTCCAAGCGTTGTCCCCTCAAACTCCTGTAAACAGATTGGTGTGAGTTTGGATCGTACCTGTTCTGTTGGCCAGGCTGGCTTAGTTACTGATTCAAAGCACGTACCACCTCCCAGGTGTGTTGGGAATTAACTTGTTTTCCTGAGTAAATGGAAACTTAGCAAGGGGAACATTTCCATGTATAGCTCAATAAGTGTGGCCTCtcacagtgaaaataaataccTAGAGATTTAATCTTTCTGTAGGTTCTTTACTTGCATGCTCCCTGTGAacctaattcttttattttttaatatttttttttcctcttgttctgGAGTTTGGGCAAAAATTTAATCGTGGCTGAAAACAGGAGAACTTCTTTAGGTCTCCTATGCTGGGAAGGAATTACTTTTTgagaaaagagcttttttttctaattgatcatcttttttaaaatcttcactTCTCAGACCTTTTAAGAAATCTGAGTCTATGACAGACCCAGGTGCAGGTTGGCTGGTACTCCCTCTGGACTGGCAGAGCATTTCCCCTACAAGTCCCTGTCCTCTGCAGTCCTTTTGTATCTTCCTTGGTCGTGATCCCTGGGCTATGGTGCTGCCTTTAGGCAGCCTCCAGTGATGTTTCCCTGCCAGGCTCCAAGCTAATAAATAACTGCGCATTGTAGCATGGTCTGTTTTGTTCAAGTGATGTGTGGTAAACCGGTGTTACAAACGTGTAGCGAATTGGAGGTAGATTCTTGGCTGGTCAGAATTCAATTACAAAATAGCTAGAAAAtacagtagctttttttttttttttctttccatttaagtTGCAgggttttcttctgtcttcagcTTCCCCCTCTGCAtaatactgggaaaaaaaccaccctctTCAAATCCTTGGCAATTCTCAGTCTGAATCCACTAGACAAAGTTTAATAGAAGCTGTTTAATTGTTAACACTATTATAGGTAAGAATTCTGAACTTGCCTTTTATCCATTCAATGTGCTTGTATTCTGGCATGTTAGTTATTGTAAAGGTGTATAAGCTGGCAGTGCCAACAGAAATGCTTTGGGTATGGTAGGAGCTTAAAGTCTATCAGCcttattagaaaaaattaagatacaCTGAGTAGTTGGCAATTGTTAAAGGATTTTCAGTCAtgggtttctctaggtttgctttattaacagCTGAGAGTTGGGCCACCAGCGCAGTGAAGGGCAAACTTCCAAAAATTTCTCAGTCTTGTATACCTTTTACCACCCATTATCCCAGTCCAAActctttgtaattttccagttGATCTTGGTTCCTATGTCGTTATCAGTCATCAATTTATCTCATCAATTCTCATGTCCTGGTTCTTCTGAAGATGGTGGTCGTAGGCAGAAGGTCTTGGATCACCACAATCACTTATCTTCTTACACATTAAAGATCACCTTTGAATTTGTGAAAATCACTCAGGCTGTTCTATTAATTTATCTTGTTCTAAAGTTAATCACTTACTCTCATGTCTTAGGTCTAAGATGTATGATCCTTCCTGTGTTGATTCAGCTTGACTGGGGTTTTAGCCAGCCATGATGGGGACTACACATAGGACAAATAAGCAGCTTATAcatattgttttataagcacCTGCATTCTACTAATCATATCTAAAGCAATCTCTAATCATTAGTTACATGTCTGATACAAATAGTCTTTATGAGGCTAAAGGCCTGGTTCCCTTTACAGCGATGTACTGGCAGCTAGGTAGAACAGAGAAGCATTGCAGCTggttttttcttgtaaatggggatgtaaaagatttaaaaaaaagaggacctAGAGAAAGCAATGACAGAGAAGAGTAGTAAAACTTCCTGGAAATGTGGGAGAGAAGAGACAAATCAGCTTTGGATTGTTGGGACAGGcaaaaagttttcttaaaaCAGAAAGTTGAGAGCTGTCTTCAGCGATCCTTTGCATCTTGTCTTGAAGAGGTAGCTAGCATTGCTCCTTGTTCCCTGCCCtgagggagcaggcagggtaGCACAGTGTTACTTGGTCACCTTGATAAGAATATCTCCTAAAAGGAGTTTGAGTCACAGATACAGCCCAATGTTACAGGAACAAGCTGTGTTTATTGCTGCTTGAGCTGTTCGTAAGCAAAACCAGGGAATTAGCAAGGAGTCCCTGCAGCTCATCAGTCATGGTTAAATGCCCTGTTGTTCTCGCAGTGGTCAGACATACTTGGCAGAATGCTGAACTTGCCGGTACAAACCGTCCAGCTTTGTCTTTCCTGCTAGCTCGGGGACCTCTGGGTTTTCCTTTGCTATGGCAAGTCTTTGTGGGAGATGTTGTTAGGTGCCTGCTGTTTCTCACGTCTTTCTCATTTGTCTCTCAAATGTTCctctagatttcttttttagttcCTCAAGACTTATCTGATGTGGAACATAAACTTGCTCTAAAGCTTGTCAAGATCAGGGCATGAGTTAGCGTCACTTCTTATGTGAGGAGAATATTGTGAGAAGCAGAACGCGTGAGATTTTTCTAACAAAACAAGTGTGTTTTCAGCATCCCCATTAAGAAGAAATGTCCTTAGTCAgtgttctatttatttttaggttaaaaaaacaGGTGTCTGCATATATGAGGTGGTGGAAATCCTCCagataatgttaaaaaaataaaataaaattggtgAAATAAAACCTCTTCAAAAATATCAGTGAGCTGATCTTAAGAATAAATGAGTGTGAGTGCCATCACAAGAAGAGCATGCCAGGGCAGTGCAGTGGCTGGGTTGCAGTTGAAAGTATCTGGTTGTAGTTTATCCATTATATGCTGTCAAGCTctcataaaatgttttcctgttttataaCAGCAACTCAGGCATGAGAATCTCGTGAACCTGCTGGAAGtgtgtaaaaagaagaaacgGTGGTATCTAGTGTTTGAATTTGTGGATCACACGGTGCTTGATGACCTTGAGGCGTTTCCAAACGGACTAGACTACAGCAGGGTTCGGAAATACTTATTTCAGATTATGAGAGGAATAGCGTTTTGTCACAGTCATAATGTAAGTATGCCTAAGAAGTCAGCTCTGCAGTTAACCTTGAATGAATAGATACAGAAGcctatatttttcatatatattaaaacttagaaaaataaagcttttgccaaaaaggaagaggcagggCAGAAGGGCTGGACTGAATTTCATGTAAAATGTCGGTGCTTGATGTCAGCTAATCCAGTAGTCTGTCTCTGATTGATTTGTGAGTGTGTTTCAAAGGAAAGGTCCAGAAGTCCATGGGGATCCAATACTTGGTGGCACCTTATTATAGGTTGGATTGTCTTGCAGAGGGAGATAATCAGtctctctttaaaaagtttGACTCCGATAGTGTCTATGTAAACGTGTaggcttgcttttttctcttcagtatttttagGGTTTTGTTCTTGACTGAATTCTAACAGGTTTGCCAATTTAATCATAGTTGTGTAACTCTCTATATAAACAcatgtgcatttatttatttatttttatgtttgggAAACTGTGTCTCTTATGAATTCCTAAAATACTCTTCATGTTTAACTGCAGGACATGCCCATGGCCCTTGTAATACTTACAGCTTTTAAACTTGTGGTCAAGACCAGATTTTCAAGCATAATAAAGTGTGCCTGTTAAAATACCTACACTAAATACACCTGCAGAACATATGCAGagcaatacataaaataaatgcttctgtGTGCAAAAATTAGAGGTTCTGTGTTCACCTGTGTACTTGGGTCGGCACTTGTTCATTGACTGTGTGCATGTAGCTGTCTTTTACAGTTTCTGTATGTTTCACACACCTGCAAAAATGTAGTTTTCTACCTGGATGTGAGAAAGCTACTATTTTTGGTGAGCCAGTCACTTTACTATGTAGAAATGGGGAATTTATTTGTcttgactttcttttctctgtgcagaTAATACATCGGGATATTAAGCCAGAGAACATACTAGTTTCCCAGTCGGGAGTTATAAAACTATGTGACTTTGGATTTGCCCGTACCTTAGCAGCTTCAGGGGAAGCTTACACAGACTATGTGGCAACCCGATGGTACAGAgctccagagctgctggtggGAGATATCAAATATGGCAAGTAAGACTGGCACGTGAGGCTGCAGAAGGGTTGTGGGCTTGTGGGGAgtatggggtggggggatgctCTGGTTTTTGGGGAGGCAGGGGACTATTGCTTGGCAAACAGGTTAAAGGGATGCTGTTCAGCATTCCCTGGTTATTCACTTGTAAAGTTTTaagctttcctcttctctttcccactCTGCAGCTAGCTACTGCCAGTGCTAGGCTTTCCTGGCTCAAAGGTGAGGAAAGCCCTCAGCATTCCTGGTCTGTTGTCTATACGAGCTTTTCAGTTGCCAATGGTAGTATTGGGGAGGCTATGACAGACCTCAGTCCTGTGCAGCTGGAGTCATGGAGGGACGACAGAAAAGTCCCTCCAACAATTCTAGACGGACATTtcaggagggaggaggtgggatgaatgagatttttcttaatGGGATCCCCAGTGCCACAAAACCTGGTCAGAACTTAAACTGTGTTATTCACAGGTCTGTTAGTACAATTGTGCGGGTTTATGTATGTCCCTGTATTACTTAATTTTCAGCGAGTACGCTTGAAGAGCGGATGCCTGCGGAAAGAGGAGCTGCTTACCTTTGTGCTCTCTGAAGTGCAAGATTCTACTAATGTGTTATGTtgtattagtatttttaaagcattagtTTTTGGAACCTGATTTTACATCTGTCAGGCTTCTGCTAGCATTTGTCTGCTTCAAGAGCTGAATCCTTGCCATTCATCAGAGCACTTGTAAGCTTGAAAAACAGCTGTCTTGCTGTTTcggggagcagagctgccctcGGGGCTCCTAACCTGCTGAAGACGTACTATGCGCTGGCCTGGCTCAGACTTTAGATCAGAGACGAATGAAGCTGTGCTGAGCTGGggtgttgtttgttgtttttttttccagggctgTGGATGTGTGGGCTATTGGCTCTCTGATAACAGAAATGCTTACAGGAGAGCCCCTTTTCCCTGGAGATTCAGACATTGACCAGCTCTACCATATCACCAAGTGCCTGGGTAAGAAATGCCTGTTGGGCTCCTAGTGCCTGCTTAgtaatgaatgaatgaaatacattttgagaGGGGGAAGTAAGGTGCAAGGAGAAAGGCTGTGGTGTGTGTATTTAGGAGAGCATATACTCTTAGCGCCTTTTACAAAGGGGGAGCTAGGACCTTGCGAGTACAGCATCAATTCGTGGCGCACAGGTGGAAAGAGAATGACTCAGACTGTGGCTCTTACAGTAGTGCTGGCCCAGTATTTCAGCCTCTCAAATGTTTCATGGGACTCTTCTGTAGTTATTCCATGGGGTTGCTTTGTTTGTGTGATTCCAGGTAATTTAATTCCAAGACACCAAGAGTTATTCTATAAAAATCCCCTTTTTGCTGGCATGAGGTTGCCTGAAGTGAAGGAGGTTGAATCTCTGGACAAACGATATCCCAAGCTCTCTGCTGCAGTACTAGATTTAGCCAAGGTAATTAACTGATCGTTTACtatgaacatttttctgtttacttgTCCTTCACCTTGGGGAAGTGAATACAGCCTATGAAAGGGCTGGGGCTGTTAAACTGGCTTTCCCTCAATTACCTATACAATGAGCAATTGCTTGGGTTGGTAGCTTAGTGAGGACTGTAAGGGTACAACAGCCACCGTCCTGGGTGGCAGGGGATACTAAGCTAGTCATCTCCAGAGCCAAGACAATCACTCTATATCCTCCAGGGAGGATTTGTAGTATCTAGTGCCCCACTAAGTTTTCCAAGGAGATTTGAAAGGTGAAGAAGGGCTTGTATGTTCAAAGTGTCCCACGTACACTTCACGGCATCAGTCGATCTTTTGGAAGGTCTCCCAACAAGTTTTGCCCCCTTGTCTGCTACCTAAGTGGATGCTACGTAGATGATACACAGCCCCTGACTTCTTACTTGCTAGCAGAGCCGTGTGGATAGTGTTTTCTGCTAACCCTACCTCTACTTGCTGGTGGAGGTACTGCAAGCAAGGAGACTTGGATGGGATGTCATCCAAACATGTGCCATGCTCTTGGAGCTATGTGTCTACCATGTGAGAATTAGGAAGCCTACAACTGTGTAATAGATTCTGGAGAGTCCTTCCAGGGAGTGTTTTTGTGCTTTGACACAGTCATCTGGAGCACTGATATGCTGGGTAACTAAAACAACCTAAAAACAACATGGTCGTATTTGAAATGTCTGATGATCAAAACGGTTTCTAAAGCCTTAGCCAAACAAatgtaactgaaaacaaaggagGTTTACTGAGAGCAGAGTGATCTATTTGTATGACAGGTATTCCCTATGCAATGAGTCTTTGTGAGCATTAGTGATTGGAATGGAAGCAGTCAGCAAACATTAATCTTCTTCGGTATTGGTGTCTCTTGGGCCCATCTCAATATAACAGGCCCTAGAAGGGGaagttttgcagcttttttcttgACTTCAGTCAGAAATGCTAaagcctttgtttcatttctaaTGTATTTGCCTTCTAATGTTTCTTTTGATTTGACAGAAGTGTTTGCAGATTGATCCAGACAAAAGACCATCCTGTGCCGAACTCTTGCAGTGCGATTTCTTTAACAAGGATGGATTTGCTGAAAGGTAAACGGTTCATTTCATGCTCAAAGCAGGCTCATATTAGAAGTAAGTTAAGCAGTTCCGCTTGAAGATTGCACGCGGGGTTTGCAGAGCTGACAGCTGCTGaatgtcttggttttgtttggttttagccTTCCTGGAAGTAGGAGAACGGTTGAAAGGGAAAACACATTGCAGCGGCATGTTTGCCTCATTACCTTGTTACGACATTAATTCATCAGTGTGTGCACCCAGTGT is a genomic window containing:
- the CDKL2 gene encoding cyclin-dependent kinase-like 2, translating into MEKYQVLGLVGEGSYGVVTKCRNKETGQIVAVKKFLESEDDAVVRKIAVREIKLLKQLRHENLVNLLEVCKKKKRWYLVFEFVDHTVLDDLEAFPNGLDYSRVRKYLFQIMRGIAFCHSHNIIHRDIKPENILVSQSGVIKLCDFGFARTLAASGEAYTDYVATRWYRAPELLVGDIKYGKAVDVWAIGSLITEMLTGEPLFPGDSDIDQLYHITKCLGNLIPRHQELFYKNPLFAGMRLPEVKEVESLDKRYPKLSAAVLDLAKKCLQIDPDKRPSCAELLQCDFFNKDGFAERFAQELKLKIQKDARDHQLQKKSKISKRDKDDILEERRIIGVQDFSIDPKSRDAKLLKAKRSKADAEKADRSSNLSSLYDSAINPFKISPQTSLKDSSSSLDYAKNAGIVIPPINQNFSPTTVGMGPVPGNLSYRVDEKSKKYLNPFLKQRKHSPAGHYSVSLTSVTNEKNILQANRKKWEFSKTDVRLPELNHLPELRGVEAWHPRFLKKENKTVSESRVPSLAAIDLHNPSLASQQLSGTLMPDASEASFPRVEH